One genomic window of Marinobacter adhaerens HP15 includes the following:
- a CDS encoding DoxX family protein — protein MLENADLGKLIIRLTLGGLMLFHGIAKLLSGVGFIEGELASHGLPTFLAYGVFVGEIIAPLMVVLGYQTRIGALLIIFNMLFAIILVHGNELLSLGRGGGWALELQGFFLFTAVAVIFLGPGRYKLKN, from the coding sequence TTGCTCGAAAACGCTGATCTGGGAAAACTGATTATCCGCCTGACCCTGGGCGGGCTGATGCTGTTCCACGGCATTGCCAAACTGCTTAGCGGTGTTGGTTTTATCGAAGGCGAACTGGCCAGCCACGGCCTGCCTACCTTTCTTGCCTACGGCGTATTTGTCGGCGAAATCATTGCACCGCTGATGGTGGTTCTAGGCTATCAGACCCGGATCGGAGCCCTGCTGATCATCTTCAACATGCTGTTTGCCATTATCCTGGTACATGGCAACGAACTTCTGAGCCTTGGACGCGGTGGCGGCTGGGCACTGGAACTGCAGGGCTTCTTCCTGTTTACCGCCGTGGCAGTGATTTTCCTCGGGCCGGGCCGTTACAAGCTGAAGAACTGA
- a CDS encoding group I truncated hemoglobin: MGLTNRCATLSALLMMLALLLGGCQSLNTEPENSLYQQLGEREGIANVVEDLLYLIVEDERINQQFKGMDVAQFHRNLTDQLCELSGGPCAYTGREMRELHSDMAITDTQFNALAENLILAMEKNDIPTGAQNRLIKQLVPLYPDIRNL; this comes from the coding sequence ATGGGCCTTACCAATCGCTGCGCCACGCTTTCCGCCCTGTTGATGATGCTGGCACTTCTACTCGGTGGCTGCCAGAGCCTGAATACCGAACCCGAAAACAGTCTGTATCAGCAGCTGGGTGAGCGGGAAGGCATCGCAAACGTGGTGGAAGACCTGCTTTACCTGATCGTCGAGGATGAGCGCATCAACCAGCAGTTCAAAGGCATGGATGTTGCCCAGTTCCACCGCAACCTCACGGATCAGTTGTGCGAGCTCAGTGGCGGGCCCTGTGCCTATACCGGTCGGGAGATGCGCGAGCTGCATTCCGACATGGCCATCACCGACACCCAGTTCAATGCCCTGGCGGAAAACCTGATCCTGGCCATGGAGAAGAACGATATTCCCACCGGCGCCCAGAACCGGCTGATCAAACAGCTTGTGCCGCTGTATCCTGACATTCGCAACCTATAG
- a CDS encoding DUF3034 family protein, whose amino-acid sequence MTARCLVLMAVALLFVPVAGADIGSRIWATGGVTTIEGSAGGGLVPWALLGSYASDEEWGGTLALSRAEVDDYSLSVTGAGLNWNNRLELTVARQTLDLDSLVFTLKDGFGLEQDELNQDIFGAKVRLVGDVLYSPWGQWSAGVQYKRQRDFTVPSAIGARDDSGTDVYVSGSKLFFAAVMERNLLVNLTARATRANQGGLLGFGGDRNNSHELMMEGSVGLFLNRQWLVGAEYRQKPDNLSFATEDDWWDLFVAWVPDRRLAITGALVNLGDVATLEDQQGLYLSLQGSF is encoded by the coding sequence ATGACAGCAAGATGCCTGGTATTAATGGCCGTGGCGCTCCTGTTCGTACCGGTGGCCGGCGCCGACATTGGCAGCCGTATCTGGGCGACCGGAGGCGTTACCACCATCGAGGGCAGTGCCGGCGGCGGCCTGGTGCCCTGGGCACTGCTTGGAAGCTACGCCAGCGACGAAGAGTGGGGCGGCACCCTTGCACTCAGCCGGGCCGAAGTGGACGATTACTCGCTCTCGGTCACCGGTGCCGGCCTGAACTGGAACAACCGGCTGGAACTCACCGTGGCCCGGCAGACCCTGGATCTGGACAGCCTGGTGTTTACCCTGAAAGACGGCTTCGGTCTGGAACAGGACGAACTGAACCAGGATATTTTCGGCGCCAAGGTCCGGCTCGTCGGCGATGTGCTGTACAGTCCCTGGGGCCAGTGGTCTGCCGGTGTGCAGTACAAGCGCCAGCGTGATTTCACCGTGCCGTCGGCAATCGGCGCCCGGGACGACAGTGGCACCGATGTGTATGTCAGTGGCAGCAAACTGTTCTTCGCCGCCGTGATGGAACGCAACCTGCTGGTAAACCTGACCGCGCGGGCAACCCGGGCCAACCAGGGCGGGCTTTTGGGATTTGGCGGTGACCGTAACAACAGTCACGAACTGATGATGGAGGGCAGTGTCGGGCTTTTCCTGAATCGTCAGTGGCTGGTAGGTGCCGAATACCGGCAGAAGCCGGACAACCTGAGCTTTGCCACCGAAGACGACTGGTGGGATCTGTTTGTCGCCTGGGTTCCGGACCGTCGCCTGGCGATTACAGGCGCTCTGGTCAACCTGGGTGACGTTGCCACACTGGAAGACCAGCAAGGTCTGTATCTGTCGCTGCAGGGGAGTTTCTGA
- a CDS encoding putative bifunctional diguanylate cyclase/phosphodiesterase, translated as MSLVSRLGFRGRLIVAMISLVALVSLVIVALLMVYLFEDEKSRALEQLAIGERLTNEVIDRRTELELSRLSVVVQDFGFRSAIASRDPATIDSALENHSGRVGADFALLLDSQGEPLASTLQNPFPAVSQEQLTSTRRNGFTRSLRAIDGRGYEILIIPIEAPGLRASLVSGFAMDQSLAEVIARLSGTSVIFRARSNQNDNLNSFAATSSIDAKLEQELAGASANANFIESAGYFTRIINLGESDPAAVQAVLLISRDATLQNYYRRAVEIALLVTAILIFAILLALVIARNLGRPVLQLASYARAIGEGTTPEAPAIRAGGELTQLRNALRDMLSGLREREAQIRYAATHDDVTGLKNRNALMQEAAELFENRGTGSLVGIRLNDLSDINDTLGLEFGDKVLIGIAKRLQQELPDAHILARTGGGEFLALIPSLPPEQGSDRIRQLHALIESPLQVDQTPFSLRVTIVTMELPEDASDTDALRRRLNLTFEQAEAHPEAFTRYKPGQDESHLRELKLVTDLHTAILNNGLHMNYQPKLNSQTGELVQVEALVRWIHPELGFISPEEFIFLAEQSGQIHDLTAHILQRVASDARRWHEQGVDAGVAINLSAMDLTWPALIQHIGDTFEGWHHNLERVTLEVTESALMEDPEEAMATLNRLRELGVTLSVDDFGTGYSSLSQLRKLPVQELKIDKSFVLRLDTEPQDQLIVRSTIDMAHGLGLKVVAEGIENLEAWRLLQHWGCNLAQGFYLSRPVAPEDLPETARALADRREELTHTNPEYSE; from the coding sequence ATGAGTCTGGTATCTCGTCTCGGATTCCGGGGCCGGCTTATTGTCGCCATGATCTCTCTGGTGGCGCTGGTCAGTCTGGTGATCGTCGCCCTGCTGATGGTGTACCTGTTCGAGGATGAGAAAAGCCGGGCACTGGAACAGCTGGCCATCGGAGAGCGGCTGACCAACGAGGTCATTGACCGCCGGACTGAGCTGGAACTGTCCCGGCTCAGTGTTGTGGTGCAGGATTTCGGCTTTCGCTCGGCCATTGCCAGCCGCGACCCGGCAACCATCGACAGCGCCCTGGAAAACCACAGCGGCAGGGTGGGTGCCGACTTCGCGCTCTTGCTGGACAGTCAGGGAGAGCCCCTGGCCTCGACCCTGCAAAACCCTTTTCCTGCCGTCAGCCAGGAACAGCTGACAAGCACCCGTCGTAATGGGTTTACCCGGTCACTGCGGGCCATTGATGGCAGGGGCTACGAGATTCTCATCATCCCGATAGAGGCCCCGGGGCTTCGGGCCTCGCTGGTCAGCGGCTTTGCCATGGACCAGTCCCTGGCAGAGGTCATCGCCAGGCTCAGTGGCACCTCGGTGATCTTCCGGGCGCGATCGAACCAGAACGACAACCTGAACAGTTTTGCCGCCACCAGCAGCATCGATGCCAAGCTGGAACAGGAGCTTGCAGGCGCATCCGCCAACGCCAATTTTATTGAAAGTGCCGGTTATTTCACCCGGATCATCAACCTGGGCGAATCAGACCCCGCCGCCGTCCAGGCCGTGCTCCTGATCAGCCGTGATGCCACGCTCCAGAATTACTACCGGCGAGCGGTGGAAATTGCCCTGCTGGTGACCGCCATCCTGATTTTCGCCATTCTGCTGGCGCTGGTCATTGCCCGGAACCTCGGACGCCCGGTTTTGCAGCTGGCAAGCTACGCGCGGGCTATCGGTGAGGGCACCACACCCGAGGCACCGGCCATCCGGGCCGGCGGCGAACTGACCCAGCTCCGCAACGCCCTGCGGGATATGCTGTCTGGCCTTCGGGAGCGGGAAGCCCAGATCCGCTATGCGGCGACCCACGATGACGTCACCGGACTGAAAAACCGCAACGCCCTGATGCAGGAGGCCGCCGAGCTGTTTGAGAACCGTGGCACGGGTTCACTGGTGGGGATCCGGCTCAACGATCTCTCCGATATCAACGACACCCTGGGGCTGGAATTCGGCGACAAGGTCCTGATCGGTATTGCCAAGCGCCTGCAGCAGGAACTCCCGGACGCCCATATCCTCGCCCGCACCGGTGGCGGCGAATTCCTGGCCCTGATCCCTTCACTGCCCCCGGAGCAAGGCAGTGACAGAATCCGGCAACTGCACGCGCTCATCGAATCTCCCTTGCAGGTAGACCAGACGCCCTTCTCCCTCAGGGTCACCATCGTCACCATGGAACTGCCGGAAGATGCCTCGGATACCGACGCCCTGCGTCGCCGGCTCAATCTCACCTTCGAGCAGGCCGAGGCCCATCCCGAAGCCTTCACACGCTACAAGCCCGGACAGGATGAAAGTCATCTCCGGGAACTGAAACTGGTTACCGATCTGCACACCGCCATCCTGAACAACGGGTTGCACATGAACTATCAGCCAAAACTGAACAGCCAGACCGGTGAGCTGGTTCAGGTGGAAGCCCTGGTACGCTGGATTCACCCGGAGCTGGGTTTTATATCCCCGGAGGAGTTCATCTTTCTTGCCGAGCAGTCGGGGCAAATCCACGATCTGACAGCCCATATCCTGCAACGGGTCGCCAGCGATGCCCGGCGTTGGCACGAACAGGGTGTTGATGCGGGCGTCGCCATCAACCTGTCCGCCATGGACCTGACGTGGCCCGCCCTTATCCAACACATTGGCGACACCTTCGAGGGCTGGCACCACAATCTGGAGCGGGTCACTCTGGAAGTCACCGAAAGCGCCCTGATGGAAGACCCGGAAGAGGCGATGGCAACACTGAACCGGCTCCGGGAACTGGGCGTGACCCTGTCGGTAGACGACTTCGGTACCGGTTATTCCTCGCTGTCCCAGTTGCGCAAGCTCCCGGTACAGGAGCTGAAAATCGACAAGTCGTTCGTGCTCAGGCTGGATACCGAGCCCCAGGACCAGCTGATTGTGCGTTCCACCATTGATATGGCCCATGGCCTCGGGCTGAAGGTCGTGGCCGAAGGCATCGAGAACCTGGAGGCATGGCGCCTTCTGCAGCATTGGGGCTGCAACCTGGCTCAGGGCTTCTACCTGAGCCGCCCAGTCGCACCGGAGGACCTGCCTGAGACAGCCCGCGCCCTGGCTGACCGCCGGGAGGAATTGACCCATACCAACCCGGAGTATTCAGAATGA
- a CDS encoding methylamine utilization protein → MKVSAIAVLAGLLISAMVSTANAYELSVTVTLEGNTEPVANAVVSVDSARPATPVSAEIYQKDRAFHPHVLVVPVGSSVDFPNRDNTQHHVYSFSPAKTFNIELYADRPAAPIVFDKPGIVELGCNIHDHMQGFVVVTDTAATGRTDTSGKVTLSLDALPSEGSQDTVTLEIWHPRLPDNTRPVTREIERGIEAATVTLNLEPEPAAEGSLDRLQQRFREL, encoded by the coding sequence ATGAAAGTATCAGCGATTGCAGTGCTGGCGGGACTGTTGATTTCTGCCATGGTATCGACAGCCAACGCGTACGAGCTGTCCGTAACCGTCACCCTGGAAGGCAACACCGAACCCGTGGCCAATGCCGTGGTTTCCGTAGACAGTGCCCGTCCGGCAACACCGGTTTCTGCCGAAATCTATCAGAAGGATCGCGCCTTCCATCCCCATGTATTGGTGGTGCCAGTCGGCTCCAGCGTGGATTTCCCGAATCGCGACAATACCCAGCATCACGTGTATTCCTTCTCGCCGGCAAAAACCTTCAACATCGAGCTTTACGCCGACCGCCCGGCGGCTCCCATTGTTTTCGACAAGCCAGGCATCGTTGAACTGGGCTGCAACATTCACGACCACATGCAGGGCTTTGTGGTGGTCACCGACACCGCTGCCACCGGCCGGACAGATACCTCCGGCAAGGTCACCCTGTCGCTCGATGCACTGCCCAGCGAGGGCAGCCAGGACACGGTGACACTTGAGATCTGGCACCCACGACTGCCGGATAATACCCGCCCGGTCACCCGTGAAATCGAACGTGGCATTGAGGCCGCAACCGTCACCCTCAATCTTGAGCCCGAGCCCGCCGCGGAAGGCTCGCTGGACCGTCTCCAGCAGCGCTTTCGGGAGCTTTGA